The following are from one region of the Osmia bicornis bicornis chromosome 8, iOsmBic2.1, whole genome shotgun sequence genome:
- the LOC114875211 gene encoding dr1-associated corepressor homolog, whose translation MELHTPKRETRPLTESLPCSPPMCDSMLYPWNWGDETRNVNLSPGSSCSSPEYRDHSVVAARTGSRSRSGGSESHRRGRPRADALSNLMMQGSTSPSSIKCTYCSRVFPREKSLQAHLRTHTGERPYPCDYPGCTKAFTQSGQLKTHQRLHTGEKPFLCTEPGCEMRFTHANRHCPDHPYATLTRSDDFVLKPVSENTELPHDVTRWLERYKMLREREDRTPTGKNERKKKTWKSSSENHKRVKSRKGLMMDAAGEQENLDCKPTNQRLYCGESQDSQEESQDEDPVETCTGLQTSEDEEVSTKLASTPLRRPLDRLQPKKRWLREACLEQQLAKPLNWDSKSTNVPTTTSFKMNSNQIQWSPATDNSSVLLSTSCLNECKVIELPKSELLVYSYSSTQLSWDTAPENESLETSANEEQKYTFESSNTLSHNIWNTSQRDTNDFSNNAHRMKNRINHSSSKFDSPEYPNHGYWNNNSVKDTPKPNVKIIDFAQNELTKQSTFMNSHSENITRPTVLMLAGSFNNNNNNNNNNNNNKDSISKLPSVESETGLKVVVVKQEDSTIKLPLPEDSQKWLGALALMELAKNQEETGKSFSPKQNKDECSLNYTHL comes from the exons ATGGAATTGCACACGCCAAAACGTGAAACGCGTCCTTTGACGGAATCGTTGCCGTGCAGTCCACCGATGTGCGATAGCATGCTTTATCCGTGGAATTGGGGCGATGAAACAAGAAATGTGAATCTTAGCCCGGGCAGCTCGTGTTCTTCACCAGAATATAGAGACCATAGCGTGGTGGCTGCGCGTACGGGGTCTCGTTCACGTTCCGGAGGTTCCGAAAGTCACCGTCGTGGACGACCAAGAGCAGATGCCCTTTCAAACCTTATGATGCAAGGAAGTACTTCACCGAGTAGTATAAAGTGTACTTATTGCAGTCGTGTCTTCCCACGGGAAAAAAGTCTGCAAGCGCACTTACGTACCCATACAG gAGAACGGCCATATCCGTGTGATTATCCTGGATGCACAAAAGCTTTTACACAATCAGGACAATTAAAAACCCATCAAAGATTACATACAGGAGAAAAACCATTTCTATGTACCGAACCTGGCTGTGAAATGAGATTTACACACGCAAATAGGCATTGTCCTGATCATCCGTATGCTACTCTAACACGTTCTGATGATTTTGTATTAAAACCGGTATCAGAAAACACAGAATTACCTCATGATGTTACTAGATGGTTGGAACGTTATAAAATGTTAAGGGAAAGGGAAGATAGAACTCCAACAGGGAAAAATGAACGTAAGAAGAAAACATGGAAAAGTAGTTCTGAGAATCACAAAAGAGTTAAATCAAGAAAAGGCCTGATGATGGATGCAGCAGGAGAACAAGAAAATTTAGACTGTAAACCAACCAATCAAAGATTGTATTGCGGAGAGAGTCAGGATAGTCAAGAAGAGAGCCAGGACGAAGATCCGGTAGAAACGTGTACCGGTTTACAAACATCCGAAGATGAGGAAGTATCGACAAAGTTAGCGAGTACGCCCTTGAGAAGACCATTAGACAGACTTCAACCAAAGAAAAGGTGGTTACGCGAAGCTTGCTTAGAGCAACAATTAGCTAAACCTTTAAATTGGGATAGTAAATCTACTAATGTACCTACAACCActtcgtttaaaatgaatagtAATCAAATACAGTGGAGTCCAGCTACTGATAATTCATCTGTATTACTATCTACATCGTGTTTAAACGAATGTAAAGTAATTGAACTTCCTAAGTCAGAATTACTCGTCTACTCTTACTCGTCTACACAGCTATCTTGGGATACAGCTCCTGAAAATGAATCTCTAGAAACATCTGCAAACGAAGAACAAAAGTATACATTTGAATCGTCGAATACATTATCTCATAATATCTGGAATACTTCTCAACGAGATACAAATGACTTCTCAAATAATGCGCATagaatgaaaaatagaattaatcATTCTTCTTCAAAGTTTGATTCTCCTGAATACCCAAATCATGGGTATTGGAATAATAATTCGGTAAAAGATACCCCGAAACCTAATGTAAAGATTATAGATTTTGCTCAAAATGAATTAACTAAACAGAGTACCTTTATGAATTCTCATAGCGAAAATATAACCAGACCAACTGTTTTAATGTTAGCTGGAAGttttaacaataacaataataataataataacaacaataataacaaAGATAGCATATCAAAATTACCATCGGTCGAGTCTGAAACTGGATTGAAAGTGGTCGTTGTTAAACAGGAGGATAGTACCATCAAGTTACCACTTCCAGAGGATAGTCAAAAATGGTTAGGTGCTTTAGCATTGATGGAATTAGCCAAGAATCAAGAAGAAACGGGAAAAAGTTTTAGTCCTAAACAGAACAAAGATGAATGCTCTTTAAATTATACCCACTTATAG
- the LOC114875210 gene encoding uncharacterized protein LOC114875210: MNIESKIKKWIESVQKEQLESVIEDIQEIVSTNISGRANKYIFKLLLYLSHTADKCDKDNKDIGKEIYRLTCLLCSVLIEVPDSNKYVSSLYHIIRCLLEMFMFKEAFKICVYLKEEHYARDTVNDVLIKISHLWYDAVRCVLDCLQDEPSYFENYHVLKNIIRYELEMIQIAHKNFTKYFLMKISSYLNEILSIKQEPNIYFTDFYTFIVEYISETELVLNMDEKYVISRHVFHITSKIICENINEKCLNSVTNIVNTISKHFKTMLLKDEECYQCFLLLESICLILLKPVEYLEECTVKNIQNFCDNYLEIVKKFGYIGSLKWATFSIIQILESLFMYWEICVKTEKKTFLKNDILLQVMNMISHVSICFIKQISDKCKSCQNENCTIKRDMYNAVVTKIRCVNLISKFSADDLSKDICVLAQKFLEQNVADIYEMKKNECKCWTQLWSTCSAMIYNLCIKFDRFYEESVSLCSLLCTSIIQFEDVQSKSRYINLKNPLCSALYRLSSIHYNQGMYREAMTVTALNALLSYNDTDSKAFRMWANIKHKSITSKEVVEMTIVTCLKKDKGRIKELGLSEELSKHDLIEVCLREVADLQEARVNLSDAIRKVLNEMKALKATPIQYARAVQMLVCHLLNFDYNEDISECLKQGISSLKQIKGNNFVLCLQANLEFYIFINQLSAVNKQTQTEMENSKFALHAPKVSEIGENESRDVVPAYTMINIKEDSKLLSYLQKPLKKWSKCFQQNIEEVAYGYEPLMTLRTLITAGEYAHLHRYQDCEINIWKLAYALASELKNNYAIIYVIGRSISVRHIDYEWINTGKKLANELDDSQDKDIIYAIAIFWISLSDFYFECNMYSEARELLNKSRKLPGISFFSNIAVYLYSLDRILYNCYLYEESIKHEEYTRYIIETLYTMVNLNEELSTRKWKPQDKYLFGFDILLSATVNLSPRMNSLLSFREIGGHLVRRLKTAQTLGAVARVAEILKAFCYIDLSRSQLSDCEVKLQGLEHILNIETFKASMNSNSAKLLSENVLLTPVRVVDPIRDIPQNDASPILRNKVFDLPEFMRHKDCNCYICKNVSYHYLVFSSTHIRAQLYALQRNITASLQHFHGAFKIKENLMKLEKRTSKNQNQYISWQERFYSVDYILLLINFTYFLRSYSSSKQEEIINVISLAIQICDMYKLKGHPIYMAVKELMIDYRFQKTFDNSASATFTVPDPADIDISPYVNESRKEANICVTPANNNVRTKKPITLRRNRTPPLLKLTKVSMNFSDDEGSDSSSPPSRHKRTRSHSKLIGRKILDEEYLDNSTKRKESQSSLLSKQINDVKEQNVNNISMKDIVEKVTSVVPDVSEYLYKIVDEIDESATDKSIQKLIDTVENLRIKTASQKYTRKTRLSKQLTSSDCNKIIQTIELFKDLTITDRKDNGKDITAENNESSSCKTTEESNTSKLDQDNSLFLNRSDKIENLKKIQRNESTKLRVTRNLLKRGKSKLEET, translated from the exons ATGAATATAGaaagcaaaataaaaaaatggatAGAATCAGTTCAGAAAGAGCAATTAGAAAGCGTAATAGAAGACATTCAG gAAATTGTTTCTACCAATATAAGTGGAAGagcaaataaatatatttttaaacttttattatatCTGTCTCACACTGCAGACAAATGTGATAAAGATAATAAAGATAtaggaaaagaaatttatagaTTAACTTGTTTATTGTGTTCAGTTCTGATCGAAGTACCGGATAGTAATAAGTATGTCTCTAGCTTATATCACATAATTCGTTGTTTATTAGAAATGTTTATGTTTAAAGAAGCATTTAAAATATGTGTCTATTTAAAAGAAGAACATTATGCCCGTGACACTGTGAATGatgtgttaataaaaatatctcaTCTATGGTATGATGCTGTTCGTTGCGTACTTGATTGTCTGCAAGATGAACCATCATACTTTGAAAATTACCATGTATTAAAAAACATTATAAGATATGAATTAGAAATGATACAAATAGCGCacaaaaattttacaaagtaTTTCCTTATGAAGATAAGTTCatatttgaatgaaattttatctaTTAAACAGGAGCcaaatatatatttcactgatttttatacatttattgTTGAATATATAAGCGAGACAGAGCTAGTCTTAAATATGgatgaaaaatatgttatatCTCGTCATGTGTTTCATATAACAAGCAAAATTAtatgtgaaaatattaatgaaaaatgcCTGAATTCCGTAACAAATATTGTTAATACTATCAGCAAACATTTTAAAACAATGCTATTGAAAGATGAAGAATGTTATCAGTGTTTCTTGTTACTTGAATCTATATGCCTTATACTTCTAAAACCCGTCGAATATTTAGAAGAATGTACCGTTAAAAACATCCAAAACTTTTGTGATAATTATTTAGAGATTGTTAAGAAATTTGGGTACATAGGATCTCTTAAATGGGCAACATTCAGTATTATTCAGATATTAGAATCACTGTTTATGTACTGGGAGATATGTGTAAAAACAGAGaagaaaacatttttaaagAATGATATATTACTGCAAGTAATGAATATGATTTCACATGTAAGCATATGTTTTATTAAACAGATATCAGATAAGTGCAAGAGTtgtcaaaatgaaaattgtacaATCAAAAGGGACATGTACAATGCCGTAGTAACGAAGATAAGATGTGTCAACTTAATTAGTAAATTCTCTGCAGATGATTTGTCAAAGGATATTTGTGTACTTGCTCAAAAATTTTTAGAACAAAATGTAGCAGACATTTATGAAATGAAGAAGAATGAATGTAAATGTTGGACACAGTTATGGAGCACTTGTAGTGCTATGATTTATAATCTATGCATAAAGTTCGACCGCTTTTACGAAGAAAGTGTATCATTATGTTCATTACTATGTACTTCCATTATACAATTCGAAGACGTACAATCAAAGTCTCGGTATATTAATCTTAAGAACCCTTTATGCTCTGCATTATACAGACTAAGTTCTATACATTATAATCAGGGTATGTACAGAGAAGCTATGACTGTGACAGCATTGAATGCTTTATTAAGTTACAATGATACAGATTCAAAAGCATTTCGAATGTGGGCaaacataaaacataaatcTATAACTTCCAAGGAAGTTGTAGAAATGACCATTGTAACGTGCTTGAAGAAAGATAAAGGAAGGATAAAAGAGCTAGGATTATCTGAAGAATTATCAAAACACGACCTTATTGAAGTATGTTTGAGAGAAGTAGCAGATTTACAAGAAGCAAGAGTCAATCTTTccgatgctatacgcaaagttctaaatgaaatgaaagcaTTGAAAGCAACTCCAATCCAGTATGCTCGTGCTGTACAAATGTTAGTATGCCATTTGTTGAATTTTGATTACAACGAGGACATTTCAGAGTGTCTTAAACAAGGTATTTCGAGTTTGAAACAAATCAAGGGAAATAACTTCGTTTTATGTCTACAAGCcaatttagaattttatatttttataaatcagTTGAGCGCTGTGAATAAACAGACTCAAACAGAAatggaaaattcaaaatttgcGTTACACGCACCGAAAGTATCAGAAATTGGTGAAAACGAATCCCGCGATGTGGTACCAGCGTATACaatgataaatattaaagaagaCTCTAAACTTCTATCGTACTTGCAGAAACCATTGAAAAAATGGAGCAAATGTTTTCAGCAAAATATC gAAGAAGTCGCATATGGCTATGAACCACTAATGACGCTCAGGACATTGATAACAGCGGGTGAATATGCCCATTTGCACCGGTATCAAGAttgtgaaataaatatatggaAACTTGCCTATGCATTAGCTtctgaattaaaaaataactaTGCAATTATTTATG tTATTGGACGTAGTATTTCTGTGAGGCACATTGATTACGAATGGATTAATACCGGGAAAAAACTTGCAAATGAACTCGACGATTCTCAGGATAAAGATATAATTTATGCGATTGCTATTTTTTGGATAAGTTTAtcagatttttattttgaatgtAACATG tACAGCGAAGCCAGAGAATTACTTAACAAATCCAGAAAACTGCCAGGAATTTCTTTCTTCAGCAACATAGCTGTATATTTGTACAGTCTAGACAGAATTTTGTacaattgttatttatatgaGGAAAGCATTAAGCATGAAGAATACACACGATATATTATTGAAACTTTATATACTATGGTCAATTTGAACGAGGAGCTTTCTACGAGAAAAT GGAAACCTCAAGATAAATATTTGTTCGGCTTTGATATACTATTGTCCGCAACTGTTAATTTATCACCACGAATGAACAGTTTGCTGTCGTTCCGGGAGATTGGTGGACACTTGGTTCGACGATTAAAAACAGCACAGACTTTAGGAGCAGTAGCTAGAGTTGCGGAGATATTAAAAGCATTCTGCTACATTGATTTATCACGTTCGCAATTAAGCGATTGCGAAGTTAAGCTTCAAGGATTAGAACACATATTAaacattgaaacatttaaaGCATCGATGAACAGTAATTCAGCTAAACTGTTATCGGAAAATGTTTTGTTAACACCGGTCCGTGTAGTAGATCCTATTAGAGACATTCCTCAAAATGATGCTTCGCCAATACTCAGGAACAAAGTATTTGACTTACCTGAATTTATGCGCCATAAAGATTGTAATTGTTACATCTGTAAAAACGTGTCATATCATTATTTAGTATTTTCAAGCACACACATCAGAGCTCAATTGTATGCGttacaaagaaatattacagCATCGTTGCAACACTTCCACGGTGCATTtaagataaaagaaaatttaatgaagCTAGAAAAGCGAACAtcaaaaaatcaaaatcagtACATCTCTTGGCAGGAACGCTTTTACAGTGTGGATTATAtacttttgttaattaattttacttatttCCTGAGAAGCTATTCAAGCTCCAAGCAGgaagaaataataaacgtTATTTCATTGGCGATTCAAATATGCGACATGTACAAATTGAAGGGACATCCAATTTATATGGCTGTTAAGGAATTAATGATTGATTATCGTTTTCAAAAGACGTTTGATAATTCAGCTTCTGCAA CATTTACAGTTCCTGATCCGGCTGATATCGATATAAGTCCATATGTTAACGAGTCAAGAAAGGAAGCAAATATTTGCGTAACACCAGCTAACAATAATGTTCGAACGAAAAAGCCTATAACTCTTCGACGTAATCGAACTCCTCCACTCTTAAAGTTAACTAAAGTTAGCATGAACTTTAGCGACGATGAAGGCAGTGATTCTTCATCTCCACCAAGTAGACACAAAAGAACCAGATCACATAGTAAATTAATAGGAAGGAAAATTTTAGACGAAGAATATTTAGATAATTCtactaaaagaaaagaatcacAGAGTAGCTTACTGTCGAAACAAATTAATGATGTAAAAGAACAGAacgttaataatatttctatgaAGGATATTGTTGAAAAAGTTACATCAGTAGTACCAGATGTTTCAgagtatttatataaaatagtGGACGAAATAGACGAATCCGCAACAGATAAAagtattcaaaaattaatcgATACTGTAGAAAATCTTAGAATTAAAACGGCTTCACAAAAATATACCAGAAAAACGCGACTTTCGAAGCAGTTAACTTCGAGTGactgtaataaaattattcaaacaatTGAACTATTTAAAGACTTAACTATTACTGATAGAAAAGATAATGGAAAGGATATAACAGCAGAGAATAACGAATCCTCGTCGTGTAAAACCACAGAAGAAAGTAACACAAGTAAGTTAGATCAAGATAATAGTTTGTTTCTTAATCGATctgataaaatagaaaatttaaaaaaaatacaaaggaaTGAAAGTACAAAATTAAGAGTTACAAGAAATTTActaaaaagaggaaaatcaAAATTAGAGGAAACGTGA
- the LOC114875221 gene encoding eukaryotic translation initiation factor 3 subunit H, protein MNSRTQTRRIPEVEPRIDYVQCDGLVVMKMVKHCHEESMSNMDVAQGALLGLVVQNRLEITNCFPFPKNDEIMDEEEYQLAMMRRLRWVNVDHFHVGWYQSADVGNFLNVSLLESQYHYQTSIEESVVLIYDTAKSARGFLTLKAYRLTPQAIQMYKEGEFTPETLRTLKIGYETLFIEIPVVIKNSNLTNIMMSELEEMIPEEEGTKYLDLGTATVLENQLRCLMDRVDELNQEAMKFNRYQQLVVRQQQEKNRLLAKRVQENAARAAKDEPPLPDDDINKLIRPLPVPSRLNPMIVAGQINTYSEHISQFCAQSLAKLYITQSLQNAKEAKSSH, encoded by the exons atgaattcaaGAACGCAAACGAGAAGAATTCCTGAAGTGGAACCACGTATAGATTATGTCCAATGCGATGGGTTAGTAGTTATGAAAATGGTGAAACATTGTCATGAAGAATCTATGAGTAATATGGATGTTGCTCAAGGCGCTCTTCTTGGTTTAGTCGTTCAAAATCGTCTTGAAATTACAAACTGTTTTCCTTTCCCTAAAAACGATGAAATCATGGATGAAGAGGAGTATCAACTTGCTATGATGCGTCGGCTTAGATG gGTGAATGTTGATCACTTCCATGTTGGATGGTATCAAAGTGCAGATGTTGGAAATTTCTTAAATGTATCATTATTGGAATCACAATACCATTATCAGACTTCCATTGAAGAATCAGTAGTCCTGATATATGATACAGCTAAATCAGCTAGAGGTTTCCTCACATTGAAAGCTTATAGACTTACTCCACAAGCTATACAGATGTATAAAGAAGGTGAATTCACACCTGAAACATTACGTACTTTGAAGATTGGTTatgaaactttatttattGAGATTCCAGTTGTAATAAAGAATAGTAACTTAACTAATATAATGATGTCTGAACTTGAGGAAATGATTCCTGAGGAAGAAGGCACCAAATATTTGGATCTTGGAACAGCTACAGTATTAGAGAATCAACTAAGGTGCTTAATGGATCGTGTGGATGAATTGAATCAGGAAGCAATGAAGTTCAATAGGTATCAACAGCTAGTGGTTCGTCAGCAACAAGAAAAGAATAGACTTCTAGCTAAGAGAGTCCAAGAAAATGCTGCTAGAGCTGCTAAGGATGAGCCTCCACTACCTGATGATGATATCAACAAGCTTATAAGACCATTGCCAGTTCCCTCTAGGTTGAATCCAATGATTGTTGCTGGACAGATTAATACATACAGTGAACACATTTCACAGTTCTGTGCTCAGAGCTTAgcaaaattatatattactCAAAGTCTCCAGAATGCAAAGGAGGCAAAATCATCCCATTAA
- the LOC114875220 gene encoding sorting nexin lst-4: MEGHQVIALYDFTGESGTAELSITAGEVLTVMRDNVGDGWCEGFNQSGKSGLFPAAYVQIYESATTASNAMTSSQQSSGDYWDDDWDDDSEIGQTQAYVPQQQQQQQLQQQHMIQLSQQHSVDYGDTVSTQIIHSVIPERPIPNIPKKNNKFSTLIKSGEDSFLLGMRVANVPESEKIFIEEIEGGRCRWVPRGDSYSCAVTSPKKESKLKGLKSFTVYQLTPTFNNIQVSRRYKHFDWLHERLEEKYCFIPIPPLPDKQISGRYEEQFIEHRRTQLQEFVDYVCRHPVLARSRVWDHFITCTDEKKWKAGKRQAEKDELLGVNYFNAVQCPETNLDVIKVEIQTDAFSRFISGLDPVVKNFMAMAVDQTKKNQVLYKREFQKISQSFSALSHALEGDDSSRGKLTYALKVTGDAYNDIGKLYEEQPKFDWEPLADKFHIYRGIISSFPDVINIHKSAVQKRKDCERLVSEHKMEPQQLRELSHRTDIIARTVFAEETHFQTEKEIHLTQAMKTHLKEQITFYQKIVDRLREALSAYES; this comes from the exons ATGGAGGGTCACCAG GTAATAGCGCTGTACGACTTTACAGGAGAGTCAGGAACAGCAGAGTTATCTATTACAGCAGGAGAAGTGTTAACTGTCATGAGAGATAATGTAGGTGATGGATGGTGTGAGGGTTTTAATCAGAGTGGAAAATCTGGGTTGTTTCCAGCAGCATACGTTCAGATTTATGAATCTGCAACAACTGCTTCAA ATGCTATGACATCATCTCAACAAAGTTCTGGGGATTATTGGGATGACGATTGGGACGATGATTCTGAAATTGGTCAGACACAGGCATATGTCCctcaacagcaacagcaacagcaactaCAACAACAACATATGATACAGTTATCTCAACAACATAGCGTAGATTATGGGGACACAGTTTCTACACAAATCATTCATTCCGTGATACCTGAAAGGCCTATACCTAATATACCaaagaaaaacaataaattttctacattaATAAAGTCCGGTGAAGACAGTTTTCTGTTAGGAATGAGGGTAGCTAATGTTCCTGAAAgtgagaaaatatttattgaagaAATTGAAGGAGGACGTTGTAGATGGGTTCCAAGAGGGGATTCTTACAGTTGTGCAGTCACATCTCCtaaaaaagaatcaaaattaaaagGTCTTAAAAGTTTCACAGTTTATCAACTTACACCTACg TTTAACAATATTCAAGTTTCAAGAAGATACAAACATTTTGATTGGTTACACGAACGtttggaagaaaaatattgttttattcCTATTCCACCACTACCAGATAAACAAATATCTGGGAGATACGAGGAACAATTTATTGAACATCGACGTACCCAACTTCAAGAGTTTGTCGATTATGTTTGTAGGCATCCTGTGCTAGCACGTAGTCGTGTCTGGGACCATTTTATAACTTGTACAGATGAGAAAAAATGGAAAGCTGGAAAGAGGCAAGCTGAGAAGGATGAATTATTAggtgtaaattattttaatgctGTCCAATGTCCTGAAACAAATTTGGATGTTATCAAAGTAGAGATTCAAACGGATGCTTTCAGTAGATTTATAAGTGGATTAGATCCGgtagttaaaaattttatggCTATGGCTGTTGACCAAACGAAAAAAAATCAGGTTCTCTATAAAAgagaatttcagaaaattagTCAGAGTTTTAGTGCATTAAGTCACGCATTGGAGGGCGACGATAGTAGTCGAGGAAAATTAACATATGCACTAAAAGTAACAGGAGATGCTTATAATGATATAGGTAAATTATACGAAGAACAACCTAAATTCGATTGGGAGCCTCTTGCCGATAAATTTCACATTTATAGAGGGATTATCAGTAGTTTCCCAGATGTGATAAATATACACAAG aGTGCTGTCCAGAAACGAAAAGATTGCGAAAGGTTAGTAAGCGAGCACAAAATGGAACCGCAACAATTACGAGAACTTTCTCATCGGACAGATATAATAGCGCGGACTGTTTTCGCTGAAGAAACGCACTTTCAAACAGAGaaagaaattcatttaacTCAAGCCATGAAAACTCATCTCAAAGAGCAAATTACATTCTATCAAAAGATTGTAGATAGATTACGAGAAGCATTAAGTGCTTATGAAAGTTAA